The following proteins are co-located in the Legionella busanensis genome:
- a CDS encoding RES family NAD+ phosphorylase: MTIWYRASQSTKAEVVFSGEGGLYVQGRWNYKGRKVIYCSQSISLCTLEWLSHNGLSVSGFSYSKYSISIPDELTKKYEIKNLPAKWNTSPTMDITRDFSEEKLFNQPDYLAMALPSVVVPEEYNLVINPLHKDYSTIFRTIKFLGTFTAPKR, from the coding sequence ATGACAATATGGTATAGGGCGAGCCAGTCTACAAAAGCTGAGGTTGTTTTTTCTGGTGAAGGGGGACTTTATGTGCAAGGCAGATGGAATTATAAAGGAAGAAAAGTAATCTATTGCTCTCAATCTATTTCATTATGTACTTTAGAATGGTTATCTCATAATGGGTTGTCTGTTTCTGGTTTCTCATACAGTAAGTATTCAATTAGTATCCCTGACGAATTAACTAAGAAGTATGAAATTAAGAATTTACCTGCTAAGTGGAATACATCGCCCACAATGGATATAACTCGGGATTTTTCCGAAGAAAAATTATTTAATCAACCTGACTACCTCGCCATGGCCCTTCCTTCTGTAGTTGTTCCTGAGGAATACAACTTAGTTATAAACCCTCTTCATAAAGATTATTCTACTATATTTAGAACAATAAAATTCTTAGGAACATTTACTGCTCCTAAGAGATAA